From a region of the Chrysemys picta bellii isolate R12L10 chromosome 7, ASM1138683v2, whole genome shotgun sequence genome:
- the RPS24 gene encoding small ribosomal subunit protein eS24 isoform X1 encodes MNDTVTIRTRKFMTNRLLQRKQMVIDVLHPGKATVPKTEIREKLAKMYKTTPDVIFVFGFRTHFGGGKTTGFGMIYDSLDYAKKNEPKHRLARHGLYEKKKTSRKQRKERKNRMKKVRGTAKANVGAGKKK; translated from the exons ATG AATGACACGGTGACCATCAGAACCAGGAAGTTCATGACTAATAGACTGCTTCAGCGTAAACAGATG GTGATTGATGTTCTTCATCCTGGAAAGGCCACAGTTCCCAAAACTGAAATCAGGGAAAAGCTGGCAAAAATGTACAAAACAACGCCAGATGTAATTTTCGTCTTTGGCTTCAGAACCCATTTTGGTGGTGGCAAGACAACAGGCTTTGGCATGATTTATGATTCCCTGGACTATGCAAAGAAGAATGAACCAAAGCACAGACTGGCCAGG CATGGCTTGTATGAAAAGAAGAAGACTTCGAGAAAACAGCGAAAGGAGCGTAAGAACAGAATGAAGAAAGTCAGGGGCACAGCCAAGGCAAATGTTGGTGCTGGCAAGAAG AAGTGA
- the RPS24 gene encoding small ribosomal subunit protein eS24 isoform X2: MNDTVTIRTRKFMTNRLLQRKQMVIDVLHPGKATVPKTEIREKLAKMYKTTPDVIFVFGFRTHFGGGKTTGFGMIYDSLDYAKKNEPKHRLARHGLYEKKKTSRKQRKERKNRMKKVRGTAKANVGAGKK; this comes from the exons ATG AATGACACGGTGACCATCAGAACCAGGAAGTTCATGACTAATAGACTGCTTCAGCGTAAACAGATG GTGATTGATGTTCTTCATCCTGGAAAGGCCACAGTTCCCAAAACTGAAATCAGGGAAAAGCTGGCAAAAATGTACAAAACAACGCCAGATGTAATTTTCGTCTTTGGCTTCAGAACCCATTTTGGTGGTGGCAAGACAACAGGCTTTGGCATGATTTATGATTCCCTGGACTATGCAAAGAAGAATGAACCAAAGCACAGACTGGCCAGG CATGGCTTGTATGAAAAGAAGAAGACTTCGAGAAAACAGCGAAAGGAGCGTAAGAACAGAATGAAGAAAGTCAGGGGCACAGCCAAGGCAAATGTTGGTGCTGGCAAGAAG tga